One window of Pseudomonas sp. ML2-2023-3 genomic DNA carries:
- a CDS encoding LemA family protein: MGIQNVRVVGWKVIALLALSSLLAGCGINTIPTLDEQVKAAWSQVQNQYQRRSDLIPNLVETVKGAAKQEQATLTAVIEARAKATSIQVDASTLNNPEKLKQFQEAQNQLTGALSRLMVVSERYPDLKSNQNFLSLQSQLEGTENRISVARRDFILAVERYNTEIRTFPGRLWHAVMYSDLPVRSTFEATTPDADKAPEVKF, from the coding sequence ATGGGAATACAAAACGTTAGAGTTGTGGGCTGGAAAGTGATCGCCCTGCTGGCCTTGAGCAGCCTGCTGGCGGGGTGCGGGATCAACACCATTCCGACCCTGGACGAGCAGGTCAAGGCGGCCTGGTCGCAAGTGCAGAACCAGTATCAGCGTCGCTCGGACCTGATCCCCAACCTGGTCGAAACGGTCAAGGGCGCGGCCAAGCAGGAGCAAGCCACCTTGACGGCGGTGATTGAGGCGCGGGCCAAGGCGACCTCGATCCAGGTCGATGCCAGCACCCTGAACAATCCCGAAAAACTCAAGCAGTTCCAGGAAGCGCAGAACCAGCTGACGGGAGCCTTGAGCCGATTGATGGTGGTGTCCGAGCGTTACCCGGACCTCAAGTCGAACCAGAACTTCCTCTCGCTGCAGTCACAACTTGAAGGCACGGAAAACCGCATCAGCGTGGCCCGTCGCGACTTTATCCTTGCGGTAGAGCGCTACAACACTGAAATCCGCACCTTTCCGGGGCGTTTGTGGCATGCGGTGATGTACAGCGACCTGCCAGTACGCTCGACCTTTGAAGCCACCACCCCGGACGCCGACAAAGCGCCTGAAGTGAAGTTCTAA